Genomic DNA from Fodinicurvata sp. EGI_FJ10296:
TGCCCGGACGACATCGCCGGCCGCCACGCCGTCCTGTTGCGCATAGACCCGGACGAAGCCGCCGAGGGCGGCGTGATGGCGTCCGAACGGGTCGGTGATCGGGCAGATGACGCGGGTCGATCCGTGACCGAAAGCGGCGTTCAGGACATCCTGCACGAATACGACGTTGGGGCTGCCGTCGGCATGGGACATGTCGGTCATGCCGTGGTCGGCCACGATGCCGACAATGGCGCCGAGCATCGTCAGCCGGGCGACACGCGCATCCAGGGCGGCCATGAAGGCCAGCGCCTCCGGCGTGTCCGGCGCATGGGCGTGCTGGACGAAGTCCGAAAGCGACAGATAGATCAGGTCGGCCGCCCGGCGCTCCAGCAGTCGTATGCCGGCATCGAGCACGAAGAGCGACAGGTCGGCGGAATACTTGTCCGGGGCGGATGCGAAGGGTCGGCCCTCGTTGATCAGGTCAAAGGCTTCGGCCGGGTCCTCGGCCGAACAGGCGATGCCCCTCAAGCCCCGTGCCAGTGCCAGACGCAGCTTTCGTTTCGCGGTGACCACCGCGACCCGGACGTGTTCCTGAGACAGGCGGCCGGGAATGGTGTCGGCGCGCATCTGCGCTTCGTCCAGCATCATGACTTCGCGGCCGGTCCGGCGATCAAGATAATAATTTCCGGAAATACCGTGCACGGAAGGCGGTGCGCCGCAGACGATCGAAATATTGTTGGGATTCGTGAAGGTCGGCACGACGGCCCTGGCGGTGGCGTGAAAGCCGTCGCGGCTCATGCGCCCCAGGGTCGGCGCGACTCCGTGTGCAATCGCCGCCTCCAGATATTCCGGCCCGCAGCCATCGGCGCAGATGACGGCCACTGGTTGTCGAGGGTGCCGATAGACACGGCCGTTCACTTCGGTAAAGGGGCGATCGGCCGGGTCCGCTGTCGGGTTCGGTGCGGGGGGCATCGCCAAACTGTCATCGTTCATCGCTATACTCTTGTGTGGCCGGGCAGCAGCATCTGTCTCGACGTTGGATCGCCGATCCGGCCCACAGAGTAAATTTACATTTATTCCCTCGAAGGTGAGGAAATGGAACACAGTCCAAGAAATTTGCCGTCTACCAAAGCGTTGTTCGCGTTGGAGAGAGTCGTGTTTCATGAAAGTATAAAAAAAGCTTCAGAAGATCTTCACGTTACACATAGCGCCGTCAGCAAGCAGATCACGCTGTTGGAGGATTGGGTGGGGCAAACACTTTTCGACAAAAATCAACGTCGCATGGTGCCGACGCCCAATGCCCTTGTGCTGGCCGATGCCGCGCGCGATGTGCGCCAGGTGATCGGCGATGCGTTGACCCGGATCGGCGCGGGCCCGGTCGACGGCGTGCTGAGGATCGCTGCACCGGCGACATTTGCCATGCGCTGGCTGATTCCCCGGTTGTGGAGCTTTTCGAACGAGCATGACGGGGTGTCGGTCAAGGTCATTGCCAGTCACACAGGAGAGCCGTGGGAAGAAACAGCCTATGATGTCGCGATCCAGCCGGCGTCTCGGGCGCCGCTCGGCGCCTCGACAACGCCTGTCTTCAGTGAATCCCTTGGGCTGCTGATCGCGCCCGATGCGTTTCCCAAAAGCGTCGCGGCCGGTCGTCTGATCATGTCTCGACTGCCGCTTCTCAAGGCCGCAACCAGGGATGGCGAACTCGAAAACTGGCTGGAATTCGCCGGTCACAGCCGGGGGCTGGCCCGGACCGCCCGCTGCTTTCCGCATTTCTATATTGCGCTGGAGGCGGCCCTGGCAGGGGAAGGGGCGCTGGTCTCGCCGATCCTGACGACTGGCGATCTGATCCGGAAGGGCGATCTTTGCGAACCGCTGCCCCAGTTCCGGGTGCCGGGCGAAGACTATGTTGCTTTCGCAGCCCCCGGGTCCGATCACCGCCATCACGGGTCGCGCTTTATCAACTGGTTGACCCGGTCGGCCGGCAAGGCGGCGTTGGCGTCGTCGCCGAACGCCCGCGCTGAGGGGCGGGCGACCCGTCCGGCGGGGCCAGTGGGTCGGAACGGATCCGGCCCGTTCAGTCAGTCCGGGGCGGAAAGGTAACAGTCGTGCCATCGGCGCCGATCTGGCTGATCGTCGTCGGTCGGCCGTCGCCATCGAAGACGACATGGCCGACGCCGCTGCCGTTCCAGAGCCGCTCGCTCGCGCTGGCCTTGTCGGGAATGCGGGGCGACACTTCCATCCTCCTGCGCTTGGTCAGCCAGTTCAGCGGCGACCATGGCGCATAAAGCCACCGGTTCAGCCGATCGAAGATATCGAGGAGTCGACGAGGAAACTCGTTCTTGATGCCGCTGCTGGTAATCTGCCAGATTTCGGGGCCGGCCTCGCGCTGGCGGATGCGCACGTCGTAAACGAACGAATAGTGGACATCGCCGGACAGGATGACATAGCGCCCCGGCGTCTTGCTGTGGCGAAAGATATTCAGCATGACCATGGCGGCGCCGCGATGGGCCATCCAGTTCTCGGCGTCGACGACCAGCGGGTGCCCCGCCATCGTGAACAGCCGCTGGATGCCTTCGATCAGCTTTACCCCGAACATCGGCGCGGGAGACACGACCACTACGGAGTCGCGGCCCAGCAGGTCCTGCTGCAGTTCGGTCAGGGCCTCCCAATCCATCAGGCCGGACGGATTGCGGGCGCTGAGCTCGCTGCGCCAGCGCCGTGTCCGGGTGTCCAGCACGACGAGCTTCGGCGTCGTTTCGATCGAGAAATGCCATTGCTCGAATTTGAGAAGATCGTCGATGAAGGCATCGTGTTCGGCGGCGGGCAGTCGGCCGGCCGGCTCGCTTGCGGCCAGCAGGCAGGAAAGGCGGCCGATGGGGTTGGCCACTCGATCCGGCGCGTTGCCCCAGGCCTGGCACAGCAGATAGCCCGTCAGCGCATTGCCGATGATCTGGCGCGAGAACGGGTGGCCATAAACCGCAGCTTCCCATTCCGCCGACAGATTCCAGTCGTCCGTGACGTCGTGGTCGTCGAAGATCATCAGGGTCGGGATCTGCGCCATCACCCGTGCCGCCGCCGGCAACTCGGTGACGAACGCATCGATCACGGACTGCTCGCGGTCATAGCGCGCGGACTCCTCATCCGACAATGCCGGTTTGGTCGGTGCGATCAAAGTCCACCCCACCGGCGACCACACCAGCAGATACATGGCCAGGATCTCGGCCAGTGTGATGAGGTGGTTGTCGGCACTGGCGGTCGTGAAGATTGGCTTCTCCACGCCACCGAAGAACCGGTCGCGCAGGGTGGCGGTCGATTCCATCGCGGGCAGCAGATTCTGGCGGCGATAGTAGGATTCCGGGGCCTGGCAGAGTGCTCGGCCATCCGGAACGATGGCGCCCTCCAGGTCCTCGTCGAAC
This window encodes:
- a CDS encoding LysR substrate-binding domain-containing protein; translated protein: MEHSPRNLPSTKALFALERVVFHESIKKASEDLHVTHSAVSKQITLLEDWVGQTLFDKNQRRMVPTPNALVLADAARDVRQVIGDALTRIGAGPVDGVLRIAAPATFAMRWLIPRLWSFSNEHDGVSVKVIASHTGEPWEETAYDVAIQPASRAPLGASTTPVFSESLGLLIAPDAFPKSVAAGRLIMSRLPLLKAATRDGELENWLEFAGHSRGLARTARCFPHFYIALEAALAGEGALVSPILTTGDLIRKGDLCEPLPQFRVPGEDYVAFAAPGSDHRHHGSRFINWLTRSAGKAALASSPNARAEGRATRPAGPVGRNGSGPFSQSGAER
- the phnA gene encoding phosphonoacetate hydrolase, giving the protein MNDDSLAMPPAPNPTADPADRPFTEVNGRVYRHPRQPVAVICADGCGPEYLEAAIAHGVAPTLGRMSRDGFHATARAVVPTFTNPNNISIVCGAPPSVHGISGNYYLDRRTGREVMMLDEAQMRADTIPGRLSQEHVRVAVVTAKRKLRLALARGLRGIACSAEDPAEAFDLINEGRPFASAPDKYSADLSLFVLDAGIRLLERRAADLIYLSLSDFVQHAHAPDTPEALAFMAALDARVARLTMLGAIVGIVADHGMTDMSHADGSPNVVFVQDVLNAAFGHGSTRVICPITDPFGRHHAALGGFVRVYAQQDGVAAGDVVRALQDVPGIEAAVVGADACDRFDLPLAEEADVVVFAEKGVALGAGAADHDLSQLAGQRLRSHGGPAEQAVPFLLSHPVTASYAARASGGLWTYDIFDYALNGVVA